In Bradyrhizobium sp. 200, the sequence GGCCCCGTTTGCGCCCAGCAACACGATCCGGTCGCCCTTGCCGATGAACTGCTTGCCGGTCCGAAACAGCAGCCTGCCGTCGGGCGTCTCGACGGCGGCATCCTCCAGCGTGACCAGAACCCTGGCATGCGTCCCGCGATTGGCAATCCTGATCGTCCCGGCCGATCGCTCGAGATGCGCAGGCTTTGCCGCGTCTTCCAGCTTCTCGGCGCGCTGCTTCAATTGCTTGGTCTTCGACAGCAACAGATCGCTTCCGGAGTTGACGCCGATGTTGTTGAGTTTCGCCGCGCGCTGGCGGAGTTGCTGGGCCGTCTTGAGATCGCGTTGATAGCGCCGTTCGTCCGATGCATCGACCTCGCGGAGTGCGGCACGCGCCGGCGTATAGGACAGCGAAAACATCTGCGACTGCTCCGGCCGCAGGAACAGCGTCCGGTTCGTGGTCGCGTCGAGAAAGGCGCGATCATGGCTGGAGATGACGACGGGCATGTCCCGCGATAGCGCGTTCAGCCAGTTTTCAAGCTGGCCGATCCGCACGAGGTCGAGGTGGTTGGTCGGCTCGTCGAGCAGCAGCACGTCAGGCTCGCTCACCAGCACGCGGGCAAGCATCGCAAATCGCTGCCAGCCGCCGCTCAGATGTCTCAGCGGCTGCTGCCGCAGGGCTTCGGGCACCTCAAGGGATTCCAGCGCCACGTCGACCCGCCAGCCTTCGCTGTGCCGCTGGTCGGCAGGGACCATATCGAGCACGGCCGCGTAGAACGGCCGGTCCATCAGAACATCAGGTATATGCTGCTCGACATAGCCGATCGTCAGCCCGCGGGATCGCGTGATTTCGCCTTCGCTCGCTTCCATGGCGCCTGCCATGCAACGCAGCAGCGTGGATTTGCCGCGACCGTTGGCGGCGACAAGCCCGATCCGGTCGCCGGCATTGACGACGAGGTTCAACCGGGAAAACAGCGGCGCGTTCAGCGTTACGCCGAGATTGCGCAGTGTAATGAGCGTCATGATCGTTCTCTGGTCTGGCCGGCCGATCACGACATCCGGGGCGCGCAGCCAGCGTCGGATGTCGGTGTCAAAGCGCGGCGGTGGATGAAAGTGCAGGCGCAAACGCTTAAAAGCGTGCGACGCCGCACAGCCACGAAGGGCAGACCAGGAACAGGTTTTTGTAGGGAGCCTCTGGTCAGCCCTGCAAACGCATTTGCAGGGCGTTGACCGGGCCACGCTGGCGATAATGCCCGAAGAATCTCATCATCGCGCGGCCCTCCTTTCTCGGTTGAGTGCGACAAAAATAACCCGCCTCGCAAGGGAGAGCAAGCCAGAGTCTCGGTCGGCTCAGTCTGAAAGCTCCGAGGTGGCCAACGACCGCGTTGCAGCGCCGCGTTGAACTTATCCCTCTTAACCGCTAAGGCATCCGTCCAAATCCTGGGGAGAAAACATGGCGGATACCGCACAGCCGACAGCGGTCGCGCTTGACGACGCGACGGTGGCATTTCGCGTGGCTGGGGATCGCGTCTACACCGCCGTGGAGCGGGCCAACCTGTCCGTCGCCCATGGCGAGTTCGTTGCCATTGTGGGCCCGACCGGATGCGGGAAGTCGACGCTGCTCAATGTCGCGGCCGGCCTCCTGAAGCCCGCAGCCGGATCGGTGAAGATTTTCGACCAGCCGCTGACGGGGTTGAACCGGGATGCCGGCTATCTGTTTCAGGCCGATGCGCTGTTTCCCTGGAAGACCGCGATCGACAATGTCGCCATTGGGCTCGATATCAAGGGCGCGCCGCGCGAACAGGCGCTGCAGCGGGCGCAGGGCTGGCTCACCTCCGTCGGCCTCGGTGCGTTTGCCAATCGTTATCCGCATATGCTGTCGGGCGGGCAGCGCAAGCGCGTCGGCCTCGCGCAGGTATTGATCCGCGATCCCAAGATATTGCTGATGGACGAGCCGTTCGGCCCGCTCGACGCGCAGACCCGGCAGATCATGGGCAATCTCTTGCTGGAGCTGTGGAACGCCGACCGCAAGGCGGTGCTGTTCGTCACCCACGATCTGGAGGAAGCGATCGCGCTCGCCGACCGGGTCGTGATCATGTCGGCAGGTCCCTCGGCGCGCATCATCGGTGACTGGCGCGTGCCGCTGCCGCGGCCGCGCGACATCTCGGAAGTGCGGATGGAAAAGCAATTCCACGAACTGCATCGCGAAATCTGGAGCGTGCTGAAGGACGAAGTGATGAAGGGTTATGCGCAGTCGACGCAAGCGGCGGAGGCGGTCTGATGTCGCGCCTGACACTGCTGTTCTGGCAATTAATGGTGGCCGTGATAGCACTCTCGCTGTGGCAGTTCCTCGCCACGGTGCCGGTGTTCGGCCGCATCCTGCTGCCGCCGTTCTTCTTCTCCA encodes:
- a CDS encoding ABC-F family ATP-binding cassette domain-containing protein → MTLITLRNLGVTLNAPLFSRLNLVVNAGDRIGLVAANGRGKSTLLRCMAGAMEASEGEITRSRGLTIGYVEQHIPDVLMDRPFYAAVLDMVPADQRHSEGWRVDVALESLEVPEALRQQPLRHLSGGWQRFAMLARVLVSEPDVLLLDEPTNHLDLVRIGQLENWLNALSRDMPVVISSHDRAFLDATTNRTLFLRPEQSQMFSLSYTPARAALREVDASDERRYQRDLKTAQQLRQRAAKLNNIGVNSGSDLLLSKTKQLKQRAEKLEDAAKPAHLERSAGTIRIANRGTHARVLVTLEDAAVETPDGRLLFRTGKQFIGKGDRIVLLGANGAGKTRLVAMLRAAIENPDAAQGSIRATQSLVLGYCDQALAGLTDADTPMHTIVRRFDVGDQRARALLAGSGLSIEMQGRPIGRLSGGQKARLGMLLLRLAQPNFYLLDEPTNHLDIEGQEALEDELMDHQATCLLVSHDRSFVRTVGNRFWLIDKKKLVELEGPEEFFTSVGATG
- a CDS encoding ABC transporter ATP-binding protein, producing the protein MADTAQPTAVALDDATVAFRVAGDRVYTAVERANLSVAHGEFVAIVGPTGCGKSTLLNVAAGLLKPAAGSVKIFDQPLTGLNRDAGYLFQADALFPWKTAIDNVAIGLDIKGAPREQALQRAQGWLTSVGLGAFANRYPHMLSGGQRKRVGLAQVLIRDPKILLMDEPFGPLDAQTRQIMGNLLLELWNADRKAVLFVTHDLEEAIALADRVVIMSAGPSARIIGDWRVPLPRPRDISEVRMEKQFHELHREIWSVLKDEVMKGYAQSTQAAEAV